A region of Aliivibrio fischeri DNA encodes the following proteins:
- the murG gene encoding undecaprenyldiphospho-muramoylpentapeptide beta-N-acetylglucosaminyltransferase: MKNKNKRLLVMAGGTGGHVFPGLAVAKQLQSEGWEIRWLGTADRMEADLVPKHGIEIDFIKVKGLRGQGLKKLIAAPFQILGAISQAKKHIKAWQPDVVLGMGGYVSGPGGIAAWLSGIPVVLHEQNAVAGLTNQWLSKIAKRVFQAFPGAFPNAEVVGNPVREDVCQLPHPKERFAQRTGPIRLLVMGGSQGARILNTTLPEALPQLSHEIEIWHQAGKGSQETVEQAYRDNGIADAKVTEFIDNVAEAYAWADLLVCRSGALTVSEVSAAGVGSIFIPFMHKDRQQALNADHLVQCGAAQMIEQQDLTVQGLVDTLNGLERKQLLEMACNARDAAIIDADVRVANAIKSLAK, from the coding sequence ATGAAGAACAAAAATAAACGTTTATTAGTGATGGCTGGTGGTACTGGCGGTCACGTTTTCCCAGGCCTTGCTGTTGCAAAGCAATTACAAAGTGAAGGATGGGAGATCCGTTGGTTGGGAACCGCTGATCGAATGGAAGCAGATTTAGTTCCTAAACATGGTATTGAAATTGATTTTATTAAAGTCAAAGGCCTTCGTGGGCAGGGACTTAAAAAGTTAATAGCTGCACCATTTCAAATCTTAGGTGCAATATCTCAAGCGAAAAAACACATTAAAGCATGGCAACCAGATGTGGTGCTAGGAATGGGGGGCTATGTAAGTGGTCCTGGTGGTATCGCTGCTTGGTTATCAGGTATTCCTGTTGTATTGCATGAACAAAATGCGGTTGCTGGTTTAACTAATCAATGGTTATCTAAAATAGCAAAACGTGTGTTCCAAGCATTTCCTGGCGCTTTCCCTAATGCTGAAGTTGTAGGGAATCCGGTTCGTGAGGATGTATGTCAATTACCTCATCCAAAAGAAAGATTTGCACAGAGAACTGGCCCTATCCGTTTATTAGTGATGGGAGGTAGTCAAGGTGCTCGTATTTTAAATACGACATTACCAGAAGCATTACCTCAATTAAGTCATGAGATTGAAATTTGGCATCAAGCAGGTAAAGGCTCACAAGAAACCGTAGAACAAGCGTATCGTGATAACGGTATTGCTGATGCGAAAGTAACTGAGTTTATTGATAATGTTGCAGAAGCTTATGCGTGGGCTGATTTATTGGTATGTCGTTCTGGTGCATTGACGGTTTCGGAAGTATCTGCAGCTGGTGTTGGTTCTATATTTATTCCATTTATGCATAAAGATCGCCAGCAAGCATTGAATGCTGATCATCTAGTACAATGTGGCGCAGCGCAAATGATTGAACAACAAGATTTAACAGTTCAGGGATTGGTTGATACACTGAACGGTTTAGAGCGAAAACAATTACTCGAAATGGCATGTAATGCTCGAGACGCAGCAATTATTGATGCTGATGTGCGTGTTGCTAATGCAATAAAAAGCCTCGCTAAATAA
- the ftsW gene encoding cell division protein FtsW, with amino-acid sequence MFDRQLIWISLGLMLTGLIMVGSASFPISTRLTDQPFHFMLRHMLFVCLALGASSVVLRIQLDTWLKYSGKFLFVSILLLIAVLLVGKSVNGAARWLPLGIFNLQPAEVAKLSLFIFISGYLVRRHGEVRESFKGFVKPLIVLITLAFFLLLQPDLGTTIVMFVTTIGMLFIAGAKLWQFIALVMSGISLVIVLIIAEPYRMRRVTSFLDPWQDPFGSGYQLTQSLMAFGRGSWFGEGLGNSIQKLEYLPEAHTDFVFAVVAEELGFVGVTLILVLIFALVLKALLIGRKCLQHDQRFGGFLAFGIGIWFAFQTLVNVGAAAGIVPTKGLTLPLISYGGSSLIIMSVAVSLLIRIDHECRLYLENEPPRSENEEQK; translated from the coding sequence ATGTTCGATCGTCAGTTGATATGGATTTCTTTAGGTTTAATGCTTACTGGATTGATCATGGTAGGTTCTGCGTCGTTTCCTATTAGTACACGCTTAACTGATCAGCCTTTTCACTTTATGCTTCGTCACATGTTGTTTGTGTGTTTGGCTCTTGGTGCCTCATCTGTTGTATTGCGAATCCAATTAGATACTTGGTTAAAATACAGTGGCAAATTTTTATTTGTATCCATTTTATTATTAATTGCGGTGTTGCTGGTTGGTAAATCGGTAAATGGTGCTGCCCGTTGGTTACCTCTTGGTATCTTCAACTTGCAGCCAGCCGAAGTTGCAAAACTTTCTCTATTTATTTTTATTTCGGGATACTTAGTTCGCCGCCATGGTGAAGTGAGAGAAAGTTTCAAAGGGTTTGTTAAACCATTAATCGTACTTATCACTCTAGCATTTTTCTTATTATTGCAGCCCGATTTAGGTACCACGATCGTAATGTTTGTCACTACTATCGGTATGCTATTTATTGCGGGTGCAAAGCTTTGGCAATTTATTGCTTTAGTGATGAGTGGCATTTCATTAGTGATTGTTCTGATTATTGCAGAACCTTATCGTATGCGCCGTGTGACTTCTTTCTTAGATCCATGGCAAGACCCATTTGGTAGTGGTTACCAACTAACTCAATCTCTTATGGCATTTGGTCGTGGTAGTTGGTTTGGTGAAGGTTTAGGTAATTCGATTCAAAAGCTAGAGTACCTACCTGAGGCTCATACTGACTTTGTATTTGCTGTGGTTGCTGAAGAATTAGGTTTTGTTGGTGTCACTCTGATTTTGGTTTTAATTTTCGCTTTAGTATTAAAAGCATTACTTATTGGGCGAAAATGTCTTCAACATGATCAACGCTTTGGTGGATTTTTAGCTTTTGGTATTGGGATTTGGTTTGCATTTCAAACTTTGGTTAATGTTGGTGCCGCAGCAGGTATTGTTCCGACAAAAGGCCTAACACTACCACTCATCAGTTATGGTGGTTCCAGTTTGATTATTATGTCAGTTGCCGTATCGTTACTCATCCGTATTGATCATGAATGTCGTCTCTATTTAGAAAATGAGCCTCCTCGGAGTGAAAATGAAGAACAAAAATAA